Below is a window of Photobacterium atrarenae DNA.
AGAAAGATAGTGGATGGCTGGATTTCTCGAAGCTGGCGCAAGTAGCGTACTGAAGCGCTTCTGACTTCCTGCGTCAAATGTTCAGGCGGTGAGGTGTAGTCTCGAGATGACGCCGGGGGCGATTGCAAGAAAACTGTCATCATGTATCCCGAGCTTATTCTCTACACTCATCAGTGATACCTCAGTAGGGGAAGCCGATGAAGATTCTGTTCATTTGTCGTCATAATGCCTGCCGCAGTATTCTGGCCGAAGCCATAGCTAAGCGTTTTTTGCCGGAAGGTTTCGAAGTGGCCAGTGCCGGTAGCGAGCCCTTGGGTGAGCTCCATCCATATATGAATACTTACCTCAAAGCGATGGGGCTGGATCCGACGGATTTTCGTAGCAAGTCGTGGGAAGAGCTGACCGGTTTTCATCCGGACATTGTGATTTCGGTGTGTGATGAAGCCCATGGCGAAGCCTGTCCGAACTGGCTGGCTGATGGGATCCGGGTCAACTGGGCGCTGAATAATCCCTTGGAAGCGACCAGCCAGGCTGATTTTGACAAGGAATGCCACGTGGCGTCCTTGTCGCTGAAGCGGCGCATAGACAAGCTGGCCAGCTTTGATTTGGCGGCGATGAGCCGGGAAGATATCACGGCCGCGCTGGCGCAGCTGCATCGTATATAATACCAATCGTAGTAAATAACTGGTCATCCTAGCTTGTTAAAACGCTCGATAACTGCGTTAGAATTTTTAATTGTAGAATCACTACTTATCTAAAAATTCCGCTTTGCTCTCAAGCTTTTTTCCTACGCTATTTCTGATCACTTACTTACTGTGATTGGTATAATCCCAGTCAAATTGCATCTGAGATTTTCCTTCTGATCATGCGCAACGATTTGAAAGGATACACTGTCGATGAATCGACAATACTGATGTGATTGCGGCCGGCGGCGTAGCTGGTTGTTGTCATTGGTGAAAATATCGCCAAGCTCACAATAAGGAGTATAAAAAGTCCACCATAGCCTCCAGTCCCTCTAATGATTAATTACCTATTAAAAGTTAGCGGCTTAGGGAATAGGCAGGTTATCGTTTGTTGATTTTATGATGATAGGGGATGTCCCGGTGCTCTTTTGTGCAGAAAATATAGTTGGCGCGAATTGATTCAGTCTGTATCTTGTTGGCTGAATCTGGGGGGATTGTGCTCACTGAGTCGTGTCAGGCCAACCAATAAGTGTCTCAGTGGTGTGCTGATAATAATAAGAGATGAGAGTACACATGGAAGATGTATTGCAATTGCTGCCGGTGCTGGAGGTCGAACACAGCATTGTCACTGCGTGTAATGAGGCCTTTACGGAGCAAGTCGGCTATTCTCCGCAAGCGGTTGTCGGAAAACCGCTCGCGTCGATTTTGTCTCAGGTCCGGAGTTCACCTCGCCGGTCGGTCACAGTTGACCAATTCCTTGCCCAGGTTGCGCGTGGCGGGTCTGGGGAGCTGGCGCATGCCAGTTTGTCCGACAGCCATCACTACCCACTGCCGGTGAAAGTGCATTGTGCCTGTCATGGTGAGCCCGGTCAGTACCGGCTTTGTTTTCAGATCCTGGAAAATAAATCAGTCGATCCGATCACCGGGTTGCGCAATGGCTGGGCGATTCGTTGCCGGACCAATCACTTGCTGGAAGTTGCTAACCGCCATCCGATCAACCTGGCGTTGATTGTCCTGAGTGTCGATAACTTTTCGGCGATTAACTTTCGTTATGATTTTGATATCGGCGATTTGTTTCTTACCGTAGTCGGGCAGAAGCTGCAGCAACTGGTGGGGAGCCAGAGCCTGGTGGTGCGTTATTCCAATGCCAAATTCGGTCTGCTGGTCGAAGATCAGGCCGGGGTTCCTGCATCTGTCTTTAATGCCCGGGTGAGCCGGTTGTGTAAGGCCCTGTGCCAGATCGGGGATAAGCCGCTGCAGCTCAGTGCTGATCTGACTATCCAGCGTTCGGTGAGTATTGGGGTCAGTGCCGAGGGGATCTGTTATCCGGACTATCATGCCATGGAAGTGGCTGCGGAAAATGCGCTACAGGAAGCCAAGAAAGTCAGCCTGTCGAATTTTGTCTTTGCCGAGAAGCAGATCAGTGGCGGGATTGTGTATCACAAGCTCATCATCGATGCGTTTCCGCAGGCCATTGAAAACCATCAAATCCAAATCCATTACCAGCCCCAATACTCACTGAGCAGCGGTCGGCTGATTGGCCTGGAAGCCCTGTCCCGCTGGCATCATGCCGAGCTGGGCTATATCGCCCCGGATGTGTTTGTCGCCATTGCTGAAGAGATAGGGTTGCATTATGAGTTTGA
It encodes the following:
- a CDS encoding arsenate reductase ArsC; its protein translation is MKILFICRHNACRSILAEAIAKRFLPEGFEVASAGSEPLGELHPYMNTYLKAMGLDPTDFRSKSWEELTGFHPDIVISVCDEAHGEACPNWLADGIRVNWALNNPLEATSQADFDKECHVASLSLKRRIDKLASFDLAAMSREDITAALAQLHRI
- a CDS encoding GGDEF and EAL domain-containing protein codes for the protein MEDVLQLLPVLEVEHSIVTACNEAFTEQVGYSPQAVVGKPLASILSQVRSSPRRSVTVDQFLAQVARGGSGELAHASLSDSHHYPLPVKVHCACHGEPGQYRLCFQILENKSVDPITGLRNGWAIRCRTNHLLEVANRHPINLALIVLSVDNFSAINFRYDFDIGDLFLTVVGQKLQQLVGSQSLVVRYSNAKFGLLVEDQAGVPASVFNARVSRLCKALCQIGDKPLQLSADLTIQRSVSIGVSAEGICYPDYHAMEVAAENALQEAKKVSLSNFVFAEKQISGGIVYHKLIIDAFPQAIENHQIQIHYQPQYSLSSGRLIGLEALSRWHHAELGYIAPDVFVAIAEEIGLHYEFDLWVFQQVCRQLAAWQHQQIPVAKVAINISFKTLEMATFIERLEQILAVTHCPTDHLELEITETANARNITQLRQNIVRARHLGISIAVDDFGTGYSSLQLIRNFCRFLDKLKLDRTLTENICNTALDREFVQQIIALSRVLNVKVLAEGVETSEQAQLLRELGCNYAQGYYYHKALPAHAIEPLLCQSLAQVHQRAD